In Synechococcus sp. PCC 6312, one genomic interval encodes:
- a CDS encoding GNAT family N-acetyltransferase encodes MSASLLPRSLEFRQAQTNELEAAAALICQSFYALDTLLFLVAPLIQWGIWQDLNQRQRQGKQGYGCFIATHPQTAHLLGVVEVELRLLESNFPYKKGIPRPYLSNLAVHPDYRRQGIGQQLIQTVEAWLIQHQHPEVYLHVLASNTIAQGLYQQLGYQLRATDAHWLLPTRLLLSKTLSSLA; translated from the coding sequence TTGTCTGCTTCCCTTTTACCCCGCTCCCTAGAATTTCGCCAGGCCCAGACCAATGAGTTAGAGGCCGCCGCTGCCCTGATTTGCCAGTCTTTCTATGCCCTCGACACCCTCTTGTTCTTGGTCGCACCCTTAATTCAATGGGGTATTTGGCAAGACCTAAACCAGCGGCAACGCCAAGGCAAGCAGGGGTATGGCTGTTTTATTGCCACTCATCCCCAGACAGCTCATTTACTTGGAGTTGTCGAGGTTGAACTACGCCTCCTAGAGTCAAATTTTCCCTACAAAAAAGGGATTCCCCGCCCATATTTATCGAATCTGGCTGTTCACCCCGATTATCGGCGGCAAGGGATCGGCCAGCAGTTGATCCAAACGGTCGAGGCCTGGCTGATTCAACACCAACATCCAGAGGTTTATTTACACGTTTTAGCCAGCAATACAATTGCCCAAGGACTCTATCAACAATTGGGATATCAACTGCGGGCCACCGATGCCCATTGGCTATTACCGACTCGTTTACTGTTAAGCAAAACCCTCTCATCCTTAGCCTAA
- a CDS encoding PstS family phosphate ABC transporter substrate-binding protein, whose product MFQTIKQKSLPILGALAGTVAISALSMPLAQSQGVPTVKIDGSSTVFPITEAIAESFQKSTSGKVRVTVGVSGTGGGFKKFCRGETDISNASRPILAKEIADCKAAGINFIELPVVYDALTVVINPKNTWATNLTTAELKKIWEPGSKVNNWSQVRTGFPNVPLKLFSPGADSGTFDYFTEAINGKSKQIRKDFTGSEDDNVLVQGVSRDRGGLGYFGLSYYLENKSKVKAVGVNSGKGPVMPSAKAVLDGTYTPLSRPLFIYVSSKAASRPEVKQFVTYYMNNAAPAAKKVGMVALPASAYKTILANFNKGRVGTVFGGEEAVGLTITQLLKLEAK is encoded by the coding sequence ATGTTTCAGACGATCAAGCAAAAGTCCCTACCCATCTTGGGGGCCCTTGCGGGTACTGTTGCCATCTCTGCCCTCTCAATGCCCCTGGCTCAATCTCAAGGCGTACCCACCGTCAAAATTGATGGCTCTAGCACCGTTTTCCCCATCACCGAAGCCATTGCCGAAAGCTTCCAAAAATCCACCAGCGGTAAAGTCCGGGTGACCGTTGGGGTTTCTGGAACCGGTGGTGGTTTCAAAAAATTCTGCCGGGGTGAAACCGATATTTCCAATGCCTCTCGCCCCATCTTGGCCAAGGAAATTGCTGACTGTAAAGCAGCCGGGATCAACTTTATTGAATTACCCGTTGTTTACGATGCCCTAACCGTCGTCATTAATCCAAAAAATACCTGGGCCACCAACTTAACCACCGCTGAACTAAAAAAAATCTGGGAGCCAGGCTCTAAGGTCAATAACTGGAGTCAAGTCCGGACTGGCTTCCCCAACGTGCCGCTCAAGCTCTTTAGTCCTGGAGCAGATTCTGGCACCTTCGACTACTTCACCGAAGCAATTAATGGTAAATCTAAACAGATTCGCAAAGACTTTACCGGCAGTGAAGATGATAACGTGCTGGTTCAAGGTGTGTCCCGCGATCGTGGTGGTTTAGGCTACTTTGGCCTGTCTTATTATTTAGAGAACAAGAGCAAGGTTAAGGCCGTTGGGGTTAACAGCGGTAAAGGCCCCGTCATGCCCTCTGCCAAAGCTGTTTTGGATGGGACTTACACCCCATTGTCTCGTCCCTTGTTCATCTATGTGAGTTCAAAGGCTGCCTCCCGCCCAGAAGTCAAGCAGTTTGTCACCTACTATATGAACAATGCAGCACCAGCTGCCAAGAAGGTTGGGATGGTAGCCTTACCTGCTTCTGCCTACAAAACTATTCTCGCTAACTTTAACAAAGGTCGGGTCGGCACGGTCTTTGGCGGTGAAGAAGCAGTGGGATTAACGATTACTCAACTTCTGAAATTGGAAGCCAAGTAA
- the pstC gene encoding phosphate ABC transporter permease subunit PstC, whose amino-acid sequence MSDSAPNYATQLPLNLPSRTVRIWRERIIATILFLAAFSSVATTLAIVYILFSESVIFFELVAEDHAGTVWAALVEFLTTTEWSPLIEPKTFGVLPLLTGTLVTCLVGLTVAIPLGTLMAIYLSDFASPRLRESLKPILELLAGIPTVVYGYFALLLVSPTLQKLILAVQMFFWPGREEFEYFQLPGFNMLSAGIAIGIMIIPYISSLAEDSMRAVPVYLREGSYAMGATRLQTAIGVVLPAAFSGIVAAYILAISRAVGETMIVAVAAGLQPIFTLNPLEGAATTTAFIVSVSLGDLPHGSLEYQSIFAAGIMLFLLTLIFNILGYFLSRRFREIY is encoded by the coding sequence ATGTCAGATTCTGCCCCCAATTACGCAACACAACTACCCCTAAACCTGCCATCACGCACAGTGAGAATATGGCGAGAGCGAATCATTGCCACGATCTTGTTTTTAGCAGCTTTCTCTTCTGTCGCCACAACCCTTGCTATTGTCTATATTTTATTTAGCGAGTCAGTAATTTTCTTTGAACTGGTGGCCGAGGATCATGCTGGGACGGTTTGGGCTGCTTTGGTGGAATTTTTGACTACCACTGAATGGTCGCCCCTGATTGAGCCGAAGACTTTTGGGGTTTTACCATTACTGACTGGAACCTTAGTGACCTGCTTGGTGGGTTTGACGGTTGCTATTCCCTTGGGAACTTTGATGGCTATTTATCTAAGTGATTTTGCCTCCCCCCGTCTTCGGGAATCGCTCAAACCCATTTTGGAGCTTCTGGCCGGCATCCCCACCGTTGTGTATGGCTACTTTGCGCTGCTTTTGGTTAGCCCAACTTTGCAAAAGCTAATCTTGGCTGTGCAGATGTTTTTCTGGCCGGGACGAGAGGAATTTGAATATTTCCAATTACCTGGGTTTAATATGCTTTCGGCCGGGATTGCCATTGGCATTATGATCATTCCTTACATCAGTTCTTTGGCAGAAGACTCCATGCGGGCTGTACCAGTCTATTTGCGGGAAGGTTCCTATGCGATGGGGGCAACCCGTTTACAAACTGCTATTGGTGTCGTTTTGCCGGCGGCATTTTCCGGAATTGTGGCTGCCTATATCTTGGCCATCTCGCGAGCAGTTGGGGAAACAATGATTGTGGCTGTAGCAGCCGGTTTACAACCCATTTTTACCCTTAATCCCCTTGAAGGTGCTGCCACCACCACTGCCTTTATCGTCTCGGTAAGCTTAGGGGATCTACCCCACGGCTCTTTAGAATATCAATCTATCTTTGCGGCTGGAATTATGTTATTTTTGTTGACCCTAATCTTCAACATTTTGGGATATTTTCTGAGTCGTCGCTTCCGCGAGATTTACTGA
- the pstA gene encoding phosphate ABC transporter permease PstA yields MTIAPVEITQDLTAIHRSIDQRRLQEKIFILLGLLSILFALLALTALVLDLFFRGLPILNWRFITSPPSSTPEEAGVLIAWVGTLLVMVVTALFAIPMGVAAGIYLEEYAPKNWFSNFIEINISNLAGVPSIIYGLLALGFFVYTLNLGQSVATAGLTLGLLILPIVIVTTRESLRAISSTIREAAYAVGASKWQMIADHVLPYSMGGILTGIIVGISRAIGETAPLITIGALTFITFLPDSPLKPEFPFISFAWLQSPFTVLPIQMFNWVSRPQEAFQVNAAAAGIILLVLTLGVNGLAIYLRYRFRKGIKW; encoded by the coding sequence ATGACTATTGCGCCGGTCGAAATTACCCAGGACTTAACTGCCATTCATCGGTCAATTGACCAGAGACGCCTTCAAGAGAAGATTTTTATTCTCCTTGGTCTTCTTTCAATTCTGTTTGCCTTGCTTGCGCTGACTGCCCTAGTCTTAGATTTATTCTTTCGGGGACTGCCGATCTTAAACTGGCGCTTTATTACCTCCCCACCTAGTAGTACTCCTGAAGAAGCTGGAGTCTTAATTGCCTGGGTTGGCACATTATTGGTGATGGTGGTCACGGCCTTGTTTGCCATTCCGATGGGTGTTGCGGCAGGCATTTACCTAGAAGAATATGCGCCTAAGAACTGGTTTAGTAATTTTATTGAAATTAACATCAGTAACTTGGCGGGAGTGCCTTCGATCATTTATGGTCTGCTAGCTTTAGGCTTTTTTGTTTATACCCTTAACTTGGGCCAGAGTGTGGCTACGGCAGGGCTGACCTTGGGCCTACTCATTTTGCCGATTGTGATTGTGACAACACGGGAGTCTTTACGGGCGATTTCCAGCACTATCCGAGAGGCGGCCTATGCAGTGGGAGCTAGCAAATGGCAGATGATTGCTGATCATGTTTTACCTTACTCTATGGGCGGGATATTAACAGGGATCATTGTCGGTATTTCCCGCGCCATTGGTGAGACGGCTCCCCTAATTACAATTGGAGCCTTAACGTTTATTACCTTTTTGCCAGATTCTCCACTCAAGCCAGAATTTCCATTTATTTCTTTCGCTTGGTTGCAATCTCCGTTTACAGTTTTGCCAATCCAAATGTTTAACTGGGTGTCCCGTCCCCAAGAGGCGTTTCAAGTCAATGCAGCGGCAGCGGGGATTATTTTGTTGGTGTTAACGCTGGGTGTCAATGGCCTGGCAATCTATTTACGTTATCGGTTTCGGAAAGGTATCAAATGGTAA
- the pstB gene encoding phosphate ABC transporter ATP-binding protein PstB — protein sequence MVNNSSAQSAGSQAPSLPLKAEVQGLNFYYGAKQALKNINLLVYEKKVTALIGPSGCGKTTLLRCFNRMHDLYPGNRYEGCITLTSDQSNLLKADPIEVRMRIGMVFQKPNPFPKSIYENIAYGLRVRGINKRSVLDEVVERSLRGAAIWDEVKDRLNEAGTALSGGQQQRLCIARALATNPEMILFDEPTSALDPIATLSIEDLIGELKDQVTILIVTHNMQQASRVSDYTAFMYLGEMVEYGRTEKIFNNPVQQQTADYVSGRFG from the coding sequence ATGGTAAACAATTCCTCTGCTCAATCTGCTGGCTCCCAGGCCCCGTCCCTGCCGTTAAAAGCGGAAGTCCAAGGCTTGAATTTTTACTATGGTGCTAAACAGGCCCTCAAAAACATTAATTTGCTGGTTTATGAAAAGAAAGTGACCGCTTTGATTGGCCCTTCCGGCTGTGGCAAGACAACCCTCTTGCGGTGCTTTAACCGGATGCATGATCTCTATCCAGGCAATCGTTATGAAGGCTGTATTACTCTGACCAGTGATCAATCTAATTTGTTGAAAGCAGATCCGATTGAAGTACGGATGCGGATCGGGATGGTCTTTCAGAAACCTAATCCATTTCCGAAATCGATCTATGAAAATATTGCCTATGGCCTGCGGGTACGGGGAATCAATAAGCGGTCTGTTTTGGATGAAGTGGTGGAGCGCTCTTTAAGGGGGGCAGCAATTTGGGATGAGGTTAAGGATCGACTCAATGAAGCAGGCACAGCTCTCTCTGGTGGTCAACAACAACGTCTCTGTATTGCCCGGGCTTTAGCCACAAATCCAGAAATGATTCTCTTTGATGAACCAACTTCTGCTTTAGACCCAATTGCCACTCTTAGTATTGAAGATCTAATTGGGGAGCTCAAGGATCAAGTGACGATTTTGATTGTCACCCACAATATGCAACAGGCTAGTCGGGTATCGGATTATACGGCGTTTATGTATTTGGGTGAGATGGTTGAATATGGACGGACTGAGAAGATATTTAATAATCCAGTCCAGCAGCAAACTGCCGATTATGTCAGTGGTCGCTTTGGTTAA
- a CDS encoding alpha/beta fold hydrolase, which produces MGTITTQDGTEIYYKDWGSGQPITFSHGWPLNSDAWESQMFFLASHGYRCIAHDRRGHGRSSQPWQGNDMDTYADDLAELFQALDLQDAVMIGHSTGGGEVARFIGRHGTSRVAKAVLMGSVTPIMVRTEANPGGLPLEVFDGFRAAYLANRAQFFLDIASGPFFGFNRPGATVSQGTIQSWWQQGMMSGHKNAYDCIQAFSETDFTEDLKKFDIPTLIIHGDDDQIVPLEASALLAAKLIPNAILKLYSGGSHSLGDTSKDQLNADLLAFVQS; this is translated from the coding sequence ATGGGAACCATAACTACGCAAGATGGTACCGAGATTTATTACAAGGACTGGGGTTCTGGACAACCGATTACCTTCAGTCATGGCTGGCCTTTGAATTCTGATGCGTGGGAGTCGCAGATGTTTTTTCTGGCTTCTCATGGCTATCGCTGTATTGCCCATGATCGGCGCGGGCATGGTCGTTCTAGTCAACCTTGGCAAGGCAATGATATGGACACCTATGCTGATGACTTGGCGGAACTGTTCCAGGCTCTTGATCTTCAGGATGCAGTGATGATTGGTCACTCAACGGGTGGGGGAGAAGTGGCGCGTTTCATTGGCCGGCATGGGACAAGTCGCGTGGCAAAGGCGGTCTTGATGGGTTCTGTAACGCCAATTATGGTCAGGACAGAAGCAAATCCCGGTGGGCTACCCTTAGAGGTTTTTGATGGGTTTCGTGCTGCTTATTTGGCAAATCGGGCCCAGTTTTTTCTCGATATTGCCAGTGGCCCATTTTTTGGCTTTAACCGGCCTGGAGCTACGGTTTCCCAGGGGACGATTCAATCGTGGTGGCAACAGGGAATGATGTCAGGCCATAAGAATGCTTACGATTGTATTCAGGCCTTTTCTGAGACCGATTTTACTGAAGACTTGAAAAAGTTTGATATTCCAACATTGATTATTCACGGTGACGATGATCAGATTGTTCCCCTTGAGGCTTCTGCCCTATTAGCCGCTAAACTAATTCCCAATGCAATTTTAAAGCTTTACTCTGGAGGTTCCCATAGTTTAGGGGATACGAGTAAAGATCAACTGAATGCCGACTTATTGGCGTTTGTACAATCGTAA
- a CDS encoding DUF2188 domain-containing protein, with translation MFHVRPRPGGGWQVKQEGIRKTKSLFNSERGDSVSSTRIRA, from the coding sequence ATTTTTCATGTTCGCCCCAGGCCTGGTGGTGGTTGGCAAGTAAAACAAGAGGGAATCCGAAAAACTAAAAGCCTTTTTAACTCAGAAAGAGGCGACTCAGTTTCAAGCACAAGGATAAGAGCATAA
- a CDS encoding site-specific integrase, whose amino-acid sequence MKVNRSGQAEPLTKEQFLTVFRSLSPPHRFILALTWHCAERVGAVCNLEVAHVFQANGKPRPTLLIPGRIRKDKVTREIPVTRGLGQILREITIPDSPWLFPSQLNLGRPMNPQVYSRALKTEFLRLGLSGYSTHSARRGAITLLSQAGLNARQIQKISGHASLNSVQLYCEVSPAEVEAGLALL is encoded by the coding sequence GTGAAAGTTAATCGCTCAGGCCAAGCTGAACCACTTACAAAAGAACAGTTCCTAACTGTTTTCCGCAGTTTGTCACCACCCCATCGGTTTATTCTTGCCCTTACTTGGCACTGTGCTGAGAGAGTCGGGGCAGTTTGCAATTTGGAAGTGGCTCACGTTTTCCAGGCCAACGGTAAACCCAGGCCGACCCTTTTAATTCCAGGCCGGATTAGGAAAGATAAAGTTACCCGTGAAATTCCGGTGACGCGGGGCCTGGGGCAGATTTTAAGGGAGATTACGATTCCTGACAGCCCCTGGCTCTTTCCCAGTCAGCTTAATCTAGGCCGACCCATGAACCCCCAGGTTTACTCACGCGCTCTTAAAACTGAGTTCCTTCGTTTAGGCCTCTCTGGGTATTCGACCCACTCGGCCCGGCGGGGAGCGATCACTCTTCTGTCCCAGGCCGGACTGAACGCTAGGCAAATTCAGAAAATCTCCGGCCATGCCTCTCTCAATTCTGTCCAGCTTTACTGTGAGGTTTCCCCGGCTGAGGTTGAGGCTGGGTTGGCTCTACTCTGA
- a CDS encoding helix-turn-helix transcriptional regulator, whose translation MLRQKVGISQERLGELLGVTRQTVSEWENGKSMPTLNPVEMQRLCQILNCTLPELVEALENIKRIHRQ comes from the coding sequence ATGCTTAGACAAAAAGTAGGGATTAGCCAGGAACGTTTAGGCGAGCTATTGGGAGTAACGCGTCAAACTGTCTCCGAATGGGAAAACGGTAAATCTATGCCCACACTTAACCCAGTAGAAATGCAAAGACTTTGCCAAATATTGAACTGCACATTACCAGAACTGGTAGAGGCCCTAGAAAACATCAAGCGCATCCATCGGCAATGA
- a CDS encoding transposase, with translation MLIAGLDVSKADVVVCLIDTDQPLPDPRELYLTGNFPRLTTTAGGLKALLELKPDVCVLEPTGTNYSKFWCYKLNQAGVKLLLVSHSKVRRYRECILSEDKDDEGDSLALAYYGVQNFKNDGAFLRRRDDVAQQMRERCHQLDHLSRIQSPIINRLKQDLAWQFPEEASKRVEAVLFWRWLAGEAKSKRYDNALANTCGLGLTESTRYHARLLIQLFPRQLQLTRELATLLKDPRFRPYRKVFAKYGFGEKLEAILISHIYPLSNFLGEDGLPIAPCTRSKKDPKKQTVKHLSLRRFQKTLGCSPTREWSGKKNKGSKQAKLAGSAQCRVGLWQWLFTRIEKKGARPKNLPQTAWLVSETLVQGSILEYFEYQKSTAVIKLARSRTIAKVTKLLFYDLVAELSPDSQK, from the coding sequence ATGCTGATTGCTGGCCTTGATGTCTCGAAGGCTGATGTTGTCGTGTGTCTGATTGACACCGATCAACCACTCCCAGACCCCAGAGAACTGTATCTTACTGGCAACTTTCCCCGGCTCACCACCACGGCGGGGGGATTGAAAGCCTTGCTTGAATTGAAGCCTGATGTTTGTGTTTTAGAACCCACAGGCACGAATTACTCTAAGTTTTGGTGTTACAAACTGAACCAGGCCGGGGTAAAACTACTGCTAGTGTCTCACTCTAAGGTCAGACGCTACAGAGAGTGTATCCTGTCTGAAGATAAGGATGATGAGGGGGATTCTCTCGCCTTGGCCTATTACGGGGTTCAGAATTTTAAGAATGATGGGGCCTTTCTCAGAAGACGGGATGATGTTGCCCAACAAATGCGGGAGAGATGCCACCAACTAGACCACTTGAGCCGGATTCAATCGCCGATCATCAATCGCCTTAAACAAGACCTGGCCTGGCAATTTCCAGAGGAAGCCAGCAAGAGGGTTGAGGCGGTTCTGTTTTGGCGATGGCTGGCCGGGGAAGCCAAGTCAAAACGCTATGACAATGCTTTAGCAAATACCTGCGGCCTGGGGCTGACTGAATCAACCCGTTACCATGCAAGGCTGTTAATTCAGTTATTCCCCCGGCAACTCCAACTCACTAGGGAACTGGCAACCTTGCTCAAAGACCCAAGGTTTAGACCCTATCGCAAAGTCTTTGCTAAGTATGGCTTCGGAGAGAAACTAGAGGCGATTCTAATCAGCCACATCTACCCACTGTCTAACTTTCTGGGGGAAGATGGCTTACCCATTGCCCCATGCACCAGGTCTAAGAAAGACCCGAAAAAACAGACGGTTAAACACCTTTCCCTGAGACGGTTTCAGAAAACCCTGGGCTGTTCTCCTACCCGTGAATGGTCAGGCAAAAAGAACAAAGGTTCTAAACAGGCCAAGCTGGCCGGGTCTGCTCAGTGCCGAGTCGGGCTATGGCAGTGGCTATTTACCCGGATTGAGAAGAAAGGGGCCAGGCCCAAGAACTTGCCTCAGACCGCCTGGTTAGTCTCCGAAACTCTAGTGCAAGGATCAATTCTGGAATACTTTGAGTATCAGAAAAGCACCGCTGTGATTAAGCTGGCCCGGTCTCGCACTATTGCCAAGGTGACTAAACTTCTGTTCTACGATCTGGTTGCTGAGTTAAGTCCAGACTCTCAGAAGTAA
- a CDS encoding E3 ubiquitin ligase family protein: protein MLFVSAILLIAAVVLFFVQRHYRLRLRSLKLANRVNSQSIKQLAADVATEIGAGSLREYVKLYGRVKSDDPLISELKQVPCVYYSMQVIREYEERVRSEDSEGRTEWRTERRSDTISSNSQSTPFLLQDAQGTVRIDPEGAGVETIQVLNEFRPEGNSNRLSFGGFSLNLDIAVGSGGGRTLGYRYQESILPLERQVLIVGEASDQTGELVIGKPQQNGRKFFISLKSEDTLTNHTQNIMTYTTLGAIASGVIGVLVGILGLVS from the coding sequence ATGCTTTTTGTCTCAGCGATTTTACTGATTGCAGCCGTGGTTTTATTTTTTGTCCAACGCCACTATCGCCTGAGGTTACGGAGCCTAAAACTTGCCAACCGTGTGAACAGCCAGAGTATTAAGCAACTTGCCGCAGATGTAGCCACGGAAATTGGAGCCGGAAGCCTGCGCGAGTATGTCAAGCTCTACGGGCGCGTTAAATCGGACGATCCCTTAATCTCTGAACTAAAGCAAGTGCCCTGTGTATACTACTCCATGCAAGTGATTCGGGAATATGAAGAACGGGTTCGCTCTGAAGACAGTGAAGGCCGGACAGAATGGCGCACAGAACGGCGATCCGACACCATCAGCAGCAACAGCCAATCTACTCCATTTCTCCTTCAAGATGCCCAAGGAACTGTCCGTATTGATCCAGAGGGAGCAGGGGTTGAAACCATCCAAGTCCTGAACGAATTTCGCCCAGAAGGTAACAGTAATCGCCTCTCTTTTGGGGGCTTCTCACTCAACCTAGACATTGCTGTAGGTTCCGGGGGAGGCCGCACCCTGGGGTATCGCTATCAGGAGTCAATCTTACCTTTGGAAAGACAGGTACTCATTGTCGGAGAAGCCAGCGATCAAACTGGAGAATTAGTGATTGGCAAGCCCCAGCAAAACGGACGTAAGTTTTTTATCTCCCTTAAATCCGAAGATACATTAACAAACCACACCCAAAACATCATGACCTACACCACCCTTGGGGCTATTGCCAGCGGCGTGATTGGCGTGTTGGTTGGGATACTGGGCCTGGTATCTTAG
- the apcB gene encoding allophycocyanin subunit beta, with the protein MRDAVTTLIKNYDLTGRYLDRDAVDTLRSYFATGSARVQAAGVINSDAAGIVKEAGSRLFNELPELIQPGGNAYTTRRYATCLRDMDYYLRYATYALVAGDVDVLNERVLEGLRETYNSLGVPIGPTVRGIQIMKEIIQERLTAAGVTVGGLIDQPFDHMSRQLSEISI; encoded by the coding sequence ATGCGGGATGCCGTCACCACTCTGATTAAAAACTATGATTTAACCGGCCGCTACTTGGATCGGGATGCGGTAGATACCTTGCGTTCATATTTTGCTACGGGTTCTGCCCGAGTGCAGGCGGCGGGTGTAATCAACTCGGATGCGGCGGGGATTGTCAAAGAAGCAGGCTCCCGACTTTTTAACGAGTTACCAGAATTAATTCAGCCCGGTGGAAATGCTTACACCACCCGCCGTTATGCTACCTGTTTGCGGGATATGGACTATTATCTTCGCTATGCGACCTATGCTCTAGTGGCTGGGGATGTGGATGTCTTGAATGAGCGGGTTTTGGAAGGTCTGCGGGAAACCTACAATTCCTTGGGCGTGCCTATTGGCCCCACAGTCCGAGGGATTCAGATCATGAAGGAAATTATCCAAGAACGATTGACAGCGGCTGGTGTGACGGTTGGTGGTTTAATTGATCAACCCTTTGACCACATGAGTCGGCAACTGAGTGAAATTAGTATTTAG
- the glnA gene encoding type I glutamate--ammonia ligase: protein MAETAQEVLKYIEDNNIELIDLKFVDLFGIWQHCTFHKSLIDEDSFVNTGGVAFDGSSIKGWKSIQASDMAMVPDPTTAWMDPFMEIPTLSMVCTIVDPRTQQLYERDPRSIAQKAVDYLIASGVGDKVYCGPEPEFFIFDEVRYKQSGHEAYFFIDSDEGPWNSGKEGGVGYTIGKKRGYFPVSPSDGLQDIRTEMLLTMAKCGVPIEKHHHEVAAGGQCELGIRFSDLVHAADYVMTYKYVVKNVARKYGKTATFMPKPIYDDNGTGMHSHMSIWNNGQPLFAGDKYAGLSQTALWFIGGLIKHAKSLLAFTNPTVNSYKRLVPGFEAPVNLAYSAGNRSASIRIPLSGSNPKAKRLEFRCPDASSNPYLTFSAMLCAGLDGIKNQIDPGEPLDVDIYEMDPAELAKIPKAPANLGEALLNLEKDHEFLTAGGVFPEDFIYNWVAMKMEGEVKPLSKLPHPYEFELYFDC, encoded by the coding sequence ATGGCAGAAACTGCACAAGAAGTCCTTAAGTACATTGAGGATAACAATATTGAGTTAATTGACTTAAAGTTTGTTGACTTGTTTGGGATTTGGCAGCACTGCACCTTCCACAAAAGCTTAATTGACGAAGATTCTTTTGTGAATACGGGTGGTGTCGCTTTTGACGGTTCAAGTATCAAGGGTTGGAAGTCTATTCAAGCTTCAGATATGGCGATGGTGCCCGACCCAACCACGGCCTGGATGGATCCTTTCATGGAAATTCCCACCCTAAGCATGGTTTGTACCATTGTTGATCCTCGTACCCAGCAACTCTATGAACGGGATCCCCGCTCCATTGCCCAAAAAGCGGTGGATTATTTAATTGCTTCTGGAGTTGGCGACAAAGTCTATTGTGGCCCTGAGCCAGAGTTTTTCATTTTTGATGAAGTCCGCTACAAGCAATCCGGTCATGAAGCCTACTTCTTTATTGATTCCGATGAAGGCCCTTGGAACTCCGGTAAAGAAGGTGGTGTGGGCTATACCATCGGTAAAAAACGGGGGTACTTCCCAGTCTCACCGTCTGACGGATTACAGGATATTCGGACAGAAATGCTCCTGACGATGGCTAAATGTGGTGTTCCGATTGAAAAACATCACCATGAAGTGGCAGCCGGTGGTCAGTGCGAGTTGGGGATTCGGTTCTCTGACTTGGTTCACGCAGCGGACTATGTGATGACCTATAAATATGTGGTCAAAAACGTCGCTCGCAAATATGGCAAAACCGCAACCTTCATGCCCAAGCCGATCTATGACGACAACGGCACGGGGATGCACAGCCATATGTCCATCTGGAATAACGGTCAACCCCTGTTTGCGGGCGACAAATATGCTGGCTTAAGCCAAACAGCCCTTTGGTTTATTGGTGGCTTGATTAAGCACGCTAAGTCCCTTTTAGCCTTTACCAACCCCACGGTTAATTCCTACAAGCGTCTAGTACCTGGCTTTGAAGCTCCCGTCAACTTGGCCTACTCTGCCGGTAATCGTTCCGCTTCAATTCGGATTCCTTTATCTGGTTCTAATCCGAAAGCCAAACGCTTAGAGTTCCGTTGTCCTGATGCCTCTAGCAATCCTTACCTCACCTTCTCGGCAATGCTTTGTGCTGGCCTGGATGGGATTAAAAATCAGATTGATCCCGGTGAGCCGTTGGATGTGGACATCTATGAGATGGACCCAGCAGAATTAGCTAAAATCCCCAAAGCCCCGGCCAACTTGGGTGAAGCCTTGCTAAATCTGGAAAAAGATCATGAGTTCCTTACCGCTGGTGGTGTTTTCCCAGAAGACTTCATTTATAACTGGGTTGCCATGAAGATGGAAGGTGAGGTCAAGCCCCTGAGCAAACTTCCCC